From the Niveibacterium microcysteis genome, the window TGCCGCTGTCCGCGACACGATTGCGGTTCTCGAAGTCGAACGGCTTGGTCACCACGGCGACCGTCAGCACGCCCATCTCGCGAGCGACTTCTGCGACAACGGGCGCGGCCCCAGTACCGGTGCCACCGCCCATGCCGGCGGTAATGAAGGCCATGTGCGCGCCGGTCAGCGCGTCAGCGATCCGGTCGCGCGCATCCAGCGCCGCTGTACGGCCAGCTTCGGGCTTCGCGCCCGCGCCGAGGCCGGAATCGCCGAGCTGAATCTTGGTGGCAGCGCTGCTGCGCTTGAGAGCCTGGGCGTCGGTATTGGCACACACGAACTCAACCCCTTTGACCCCTTCGCGGATCATGTGGTCGATGGCGTTACCACCCGCACCGCCAATCCCGATCACTTTGATGACGGTTCCGACGGCTTCTTTTTCCCTGATCTCGAACATCTGCCTAGCCTCCTGATTCAGCCCTGGCGCAGGTGGTTTACCCCGCTGTCGGGGAATTTAACAACCACCTAAATATAGTACGCCAATGAAAGTTTACAACTAAATATCGGCGCCATGCCACATGCAATTGCTGCGCCGTGAAATACTTTGGCTCGCGTGCTTAGAAATTGCGCGCAAACCACGCCATAACTCGTTGAAATGACTGCTTCACACTACGTGTTTCGTGCGCGTGCAGCCCCCTGCGCCGTTGCGCTGCCGCCTCGAAAAGCAGGCCCATTGCGGTCGCATACTGCGGGTGGCAAACCATGTCGGCGAGACTGCCCTGGTAATGCGGAATGCCGATGCGCACCGGGGTATGGAAGATCTCCTCGCCCAGTTCCACAACGCCGGCCAGCACCGCCGAGCCGCCCGTCAGCACGAGGCCGGAGGACAGCAGTTCCTCGTAGCCACTGCGACGCAGTTCGGCCTGCACCAGCTCGAACAACTCGGAGACGCGCGGCTCGATCACATCGGCCAAGGCCTGACGCGAGAGCTTGCGCGCAGCGCGCTCGCCAACGCTCGGCACATCAATCATCGCTTCCGGATCAACCAAGGCCGGCATCGCAACGCCGTAGCGGATCTTGATCTCCTCGGCCTCGGCCGTCGGCGTACGCAGCGCCATGGCAATGTCATTGGTAACCTGATCGCCTGCAACTGGGATCACCGCCGTGTGGCGGATCGCGCCTTGCGTGAAGACGGCGATGTCAGTCGTACCGCCGCCGATGTCGACGAGACACACGCCGAGCTCTTTCTCGTCCTCGGTCAGGGTCGCGAAGCTCGATGCGAGCGGCTGCAACACAAGGTCGTTGACCTCGAGGCCGCAGCGGCGCACGCACTTGACGAGGTTTTGCGCCGCGGACACCGCGCCGGTGACGATGTGCACCTTCACTTCGAGGCGCACGCCGCTCATGCCGATCGGTTCGCGCACGCCGTCCTGCCCGTCGATGATGAATTCCTGCGTCAGGATGTGCAGGATCTGCTGGTCCGCCGGGAGCGGCATCGCCTTGGCCGTTTCAATCACACGCTCAACGTCGAGCGGCGTGACCTCGCGATCCTTGATCGGTGTCATGCCGTTCGAGTTGAAGCTGCGGATGTGGCTGCCTGCAATGCCGGTGTAGACATCGCGGATCTTGCAGTTGGCCATCATCTCGACCTCCTGCACGACCTTTGAGATCGCCTCGACGGTGGCTTCGATGTTGACCACGACGCCCTTGCGCAGGCCGCTGGATGGCTGCGACG encodes:
- the ftsA gene encoding cell division protein FtsA — protein: MSKEYKDLIVGLDIGTSKITALVAEMKPDGRFEVVGAASQPSSGLRKGVVVNIEATVEAISKVVQEVEMMANCKIRDVYTGIAGSHIRSFNSNGMTPIKDREVTPLDVERVIETAKAMPLPADQQILHILTQEFIIDGQDGVREPIGMSGVRLEVKVHIVTGAVSAAQNLVKCVRRCGLEVNDLVLQPLASSFATLTEDEKELGVCLVDIGGGTTDIAVFTQGAIRHTAVIPVAGDQVTNDIAMALRTPTAEAEEIKIRYGVAMPALVDPEAMIDVPSVGERAARKLSRQALADVIEPRVSELFELVQAELRRSGYEELLSSGLVLTGGSAVLAGVVELGEEIFHTPVRIGIPHYQGSLADMVCHPQYATAMGLLFEAAAQRRRGLHAHETRSVKQSFQRVMAWFARNF